The Streptomyces aurantiacus genome includes a region encoding these proteins:
- a CDS encoding fumarate reductase/succinate dehydrogenase flavoprotein subunit has translation MSVVDRQEWDVVVVGAGGAGLRAAIEARERGARTAVICKSLFGKAHTVMAEGGIAAAMGNVNSGDDWQVHFRDTMRGGKFLNQWRMAELHAQEAPDRVWELETWGALFDRTKDGRISQRNFGGHEYPRLAHVGDRTGLELIRTLQQKIVSLQQEDFKETGDYESRLKVYQECTVTRILKTVPDSGSAAGSRVSGAFCYERESGRFFVLEAPSVVVSTGGIGKSFKVTSNSWEYTGDGHALALLAGAPLLNMEFVQFHPTGMVWPPSVKGILVTESVRGDGGVLRNSEGKRFMFDYIPDVFKEKYAQSEEEGDRWYEDPDHNRRPPELLPRDEVARAINSEVKAGRGSPHGGVFLDVSTRMPAEVIRRRLPSMYHQFKELADVDITAEAMEVGPTCHYVMGGIAVESDTAAARGVPGLFAAGEVAGGMHGSNRLGGNSLSDLLVFGRRAGLHAAQYATGLAGGRPLVDDVQVDTAAAEALRPFSAEGPEPSAENSRPPENPYTLHQELQQAMNDLVGIIRREAEMETALEKLADLRVRARRAGVEGHRQFNPGWHLALDLRNMLLVSECVARAALERTESRGGHTREDHPAMDRAWRRVNLLCQLTDPTGGLAATDPVHGQIDLVRETTEPIRPDLLALFDKEELVKYLAEEELYE, from the coding sequence ATGTCCGTGGTCGACCGGCAGGAGTGGGACGTCGTGGTGGTGGGCGCGGGCGGCGCGGGCCTGCGTGCCGCCATCGAGGCCCGCGAGCGGGGCGCCCGCACGGCCGTGATCTGCAAGTCCCTGTTCGGCAAGGCGCACACGGTGATGGCCGAGGGCGGCATCGCGGCGGCGATGGGCAACGTCAACTCCGGTGACGACTGGCAGGTCCACTTCCGCGACACCATGCGCGGCGGGAAGTTCCTCAACCAGTGGCGGATGGCCGAGCTGCACGCGCAGGAAGCCCCGGACCGCGTGTGGGAACTGGAGACCTGGGGCGCCCTCTTCGACCGTACGAAGGACGGGCGCATCTCCCAGCGCAACTTCGGCGGGCACGAGTACCCGCGGCTCGCGCACGTCGGCGACCGTACGGGCCTTGAGCTGATCCGCACGCTCCAGCAGAAGATCGTGTCGCTGCAGCAGGAGGACTTCAAGGAGACCGGCGACTACGAGTCGCGTCTGAAGGTCTACCAGGAGTGCACGGTCACCCGGATCCTGAAGACTGTGCCCGACAGCGGCTCCGCCGCGGGGAGCCGGGTCTCCGGGGCCTTCTGCTACGAACGGGAGTCCGGCCGCTTCTTCGTACTGGAGGCCCCGTCGGTCGTGGTCTCCACGGGGGGCATCGGCAAGTCCTTCAAAGTGACGTCGAACTCGTGGGAGTACACGGGCGACGGGCACGCGCTGGCGCTCCTCGCGGGGGCGCCGCTGCTGAACATGGAGTTCGTGCAGTTCCACCCGACGGGCATGGTCTGGCCGCCGTCCGTGAAGGGCATCCTCGTCACGGAGTCGGTGCGCGGGGACGGCGGGGTGCTCAGGAACTCCGAGGGCAAGCGGTTCATGTTCGACTACATCCCCGACGTCTTCAAGGAGAAGTACGCGCAGTCGGAGGAGGAGGGCGACCGGTGGTACGAGGACCCGGACCACAACCGGCGCCCGCCTGAACTGCTCCCCCGCGACGAGGTGGCGCGGGCCATCAACTCGGAGGTGAAGGCGGGCCGCGGGTCGCCCCACGGCGGGGTGTTCCTCGATGTCTCCACCCGCATGCCCGCCGAGGTCATCCGGCGCCGACTGCCGTCCATGTACCACCAGTTCAAGGAACTCGCGGACGTCGACATCACCGCCGAGGCGATGGAGGTCGGGCCGACCTGTCACTACGTGATGGGCGGGATCGCGGTCGAGTCGGACACCGCGGCGGCCCGCGGGGTGCCCGGGCTGTTCGCGGCCGGCGAGGTCGCGGGCGGGATGCACGGCTCCAACCGGCTCGGCGGGAACTCGCTGTCCGACCTGCTGGTGTTCGGGCGGCGGGCGGGGTTGCACGCGGCCCAGTACGCCACCGGGCTCGCCGGCGGACGTCCCCTCGTGGACGACGTGCAGGTCGACACGGCGGCGGCTGAGGCACTGCGGCCCTTCTCGGCCGAGGGTCCCGAGCCGAGCGCCGAGAACAGCCGGCCGCCGGAGAACCCGTACACCCTCCACCAGGAGCTCCAGCAGGCGATGAACGACCTCGTCGGCATCATCCGCAGGGAGGCGGAGATGGAGACGGCCCTGGAGAAGCTCGCGGACCTGCGCGTACGGGCGCGGCGGGCCGGGGTCGAGGGACACCGGCAGTTCAACCCGGGCTGGCACCTGGCGCTCGACCTGCGGAACATGCTGCTCGTCAGCGAATGTGTGGCCCGTGCCGCGCTGGAGCGTACGGAGTCGCGCGGCGGCCACACCCGGGAGGACCATCCGGCGATGGACCGGGCGTGGCGGCGCGTCAACCTGCTCTGTCAGCTGACCGATCCCACGGGCGGCCTGGCCGCCACGGACCCGGTGCACGGCCAGATCGACCTCGTCCGGGAGACCACCGAGCCCATCCGTCCCGACCTGCTCGCCCTCTTCGACAAGGAGGAGCTGGTCAAGTACCTCGCCGAAGAGGAGCTCTACGAGTGA
- a CDS encoding succinate dehydrogenase/fumarate reductase iron-sulfur subunit, producing MSSYEARFKVWRGDVEGGGLEDFGVEVNDGEVVLDIIHRLQATQAPDLAVRWNCKAGKCGSCSAEINGRPRLLCMTRMSVFTREETITVTPLRAFPVVRDLVTDVGFNYTKAREVPAFVTPEGVGPGEYRMMQEDVDRSQEFRKCIECFLCQDTCHVVRDHEENKTAFAGPRFLMRVAELDMHPLDAADESGLDRKKTAQDEHGLGYCNITKCCTEVCPEGIKITDNALIPLKERAVDRKYDPLVWLGSKIRRRPSGSA from the coding sequence GTGAGCAGCTACGAGGCCCGCTTCAAGGTGTGGCGCGGGGACGTCGAGGGCGGCGGCCTGGAGGACTTCGGGGTCGAGGTGAACGACGGCGAGGTGGTCCTCGACATCATCCACCGGCTCCAGGCGACCCAGGCACCCGACCTCGCCGTGCGGTGGAACTGCAAGGCGGGCAAGTGCGGTTCGTGCTCGGCGGAGATCAACGGCCGGCCGCGGCTGCTGTGCATGACGCGGATGTCGGTGTTCACGCGGGAGGAGACGATCACCGTGACTCCCCTGCGTGCCTTTCCCGTCGTACGCGACCTCGTCACCGACGTCGGCTTCAACTACACGAAGGCGCGGGAGGTGCCCGCGTTCGTAACGCCGGAGGGTGTCGGTCCCGGCGAGTACCGGATGATGCAGGAGGACGTGGACCGGTCGCAGGAGTTCCGCAAGTGCATCGAGTGCTTCCTGTGCCAGGACACGTGCCACGTGGTGCGCGACCACGAGGAGAACAAGACCGCCTTCGCCGGTCCGCGTTTCCTGATGCGCGTGGCCGAGCTGGACATGCACCCGCTGGACGCGGCCGACGAGAGCGGCCTGGACCGCAAGAAGACGGCCCAGGACGAGCACGGGCTCGGCTACTGCAACATCACCAAGTGCTGTACGGAGGTCTGCCCCGAGGGCATCAAGATCACGGACAACGCGCTGATCCCCCTGAAGGAGCGGGCGGTCGACCGGAAGTACGACCCGCTGGTCTGGCTGGGCAGCAAGATCCGCAGGAGGCCGTCCGGGTCGGCGTAG
- a CDS encoding SpoIIE family protein phosphatase, with product MSEIPAKATESEDPSGGAMADATTGDGGTPTAGRAPDEQWGEAPGEVVWQSSPPGSIYDYIKVASFSIGPDGLVDQWSLRAEQLFGIPADRAVGMDPIAAFVAEDRRDFGQRKMAEVLDGREWTGVVPFRLPDPEGSGRVTEGLAEVYVMPTRTEEGERAAVCIVVDVRTLRRIETDLAASQAIFGQSPFGFLLIDPDLRIRRANQRFASTFGGTVDDHRGRTVRDYLSPGEAERVAAILHRVLETGDSVTEMLVTGTVPGSTERRHWSINLYRVHSGSGRPIGIAWLGTDITARRAAAREAAQARRNLALLNEAGARIGNSLDLETTARELLDVAVPGFCDLASVDLYQGLLAGDETPPGLADGSAELRRVAFASAVSDAPFIGGPEPVNVGAVHHYAFNSSCADALRTAKPQTVAAEEGGLIQSTLAVPMVAHDTVVGLVQFSRTKGSEPFGERDRALAVELAARAAVCMDNARLYRREHERALILQRSLLPPGDPEASGLDIACRYLPGNAATEVGGDWFDVIELPGHRTALVVGDVMGRGLRAAVAMGELRTAVRTLALLDLEPAEVLSALDEIARGLGTPGGTQQSTRGARQSRDADLSEVYLATCVYAVYDSVTRRCTFANAGHLPPVLVEPGESALMLDVPPGMPLGVGGEPFEEVEVELPEGALLALYTDGLVESRDHPLDEGLQALVGALVDPSDPLEDVCDHVLSTLDTHHGEDDIALLMARVQGLPAESVGDWTLPREPRSVGRAREFARNQLVGWDLEPLVDTAELLVSELVTNALRYGEGEIRLRLLLDRTLVCEVWDAGLVQPRRRRARDTDEGGRGLQLVGLLSAAWGSRRTPRGKTVWFELPLPNGGKGLTDPAEALLSLF from the coding sequence GTGAGCGAGATACCAGCGAAGGCCACGGAGTCCGAGGACCCGTCGGGCGGCGCGATGGCTGATGCGACGACAGGCGATGGCGGCACGCCAACCGCGGGCCGTGCGCCGGACGAACAGTGGGGCGAGGCGCCCGGCGAGGTCGTGTGGCAGAGCAGTCCGCCCGGGTCGATCTACGACTACATCAAGGTCGCCTCGTTCTCGATCGGCCCCGACGGCCTCGTCGACCAGTGGAGCCTGCGCGCCGAGCAGCTCTTCGGCATCCCGGCCGACCGCGCCGTGGGCATGGACCCCATCGCGGCCTTCGTCGCCGAGGACCGGCGCGACTTCGGCCAGCGGAAGATGGCCGAGGTGCTCGACGGCAGGGAGTGGACCGGCGTGGTCCCCTTCCGGCTGCCCGACCCCGAGGGCAGCGGCCGGGTCACCGAGGGACTCGCCGAGGTGTACGTCATGCCGACGCGGACCGAGGAGGGCGAGCGGGCCGCCGTGTGCATCGTCGTGGACGTGCGCACGCTGCGTCGCATCGAGACGGACCTCGCCGCCTCGCAGGCCATTTTCGGTCAATCTCCGTTCGGTTTCCTCCTGATCGACCCCGACCTGCGGATCCGCCGCGCCAACCAGCGGTTCGCCTCGACCTTCGGCGGCACCGTCGACGACCACCGCGGCCGCACCGTCAGGGACTATCTGTCGCCGGGTGAGGCCGAGCGCGTCGCGGCGATACTGCACCGGGTACTGGAGACGGGCGACTCCGTCACCGAGATGCTGGTCACGGGCACCGTGCCCGGCTCCACCGAGCGCCGCCACTGGTCCATCAACCTCTATCGCGTGCACAGCGGTTCGGGCCGTCCGATCGGCATCGCGTGGCTCGGCACCGACATCACGGCGCGCCGCGCCGCCGCGCGCGAGGCCGCGCAGGCCCGGCGCAATCTCGCCCTCCTGAACGAGGCGGGCGCCCGCATAGGTAACTCCCTCGACCTGGAGACCACCGCCCGCGAACTCCTCGACGTGGCCGTCCCCGGCTTCTGCGACCTGGCGTCCGTCGACCTCTACCAGGGGCTGCTGGCAGGCGACGAGACCCCGCCGGGCCTCGCCGACGGCAGTGCCGAGCTGCGCCGCGTCGCCTTCGCCAGCGCCGTGTCCGACGCCCCCTTCATCGGCGGCCCGGAGCCCGTGAACGTGGGAGCGGTCCACCACTACGCCTTCAACTCCTCCTGCGCGGACGCCCTGCGCACCGCGAAGCCGCAGACCGTCGCCGCCGAGGAGGGCGGCCTGATCCAGTCCACGCTCGCAGTGCCGATGGTCGCCCACGACACGGTCGTCGGCCTCGTCCAGTTCTCCCGTACGAAGGGCAGCGAGCCGTTCGGGGAGCGCGACCGGGCACTGGCGGTCGAACTGGCCGCACGGGCCGCCGTCTGCATGGACAACGCGCGCCTCTACCGCCGCGAGCACGAACGCGCCCTCATCCTCCAGCGCTCCCTCCTGCCCCCCGGCGACCCGGAGGCCTCCGGCCTGGACATCGCCTGCCGCTACCTCCCCGGGAACGCGGCCACGGAGGTCGGCGGCGACTGGTTCGACGTCATCGAACTGCCGGGCCACCGCACCGCGTTGGTCGTCGGCGACGTGATGGGGCGCGGCCTGCGGGCGGCCGTCGCGATGGGTGAACTCCGCACGGCCGTACGCACCCTGGCCCTCCTCGACCTCGAACCGGCCGAGGTCCTCTCCGCGTTGGACGAGATCGCCCGAGGTCTTGGCACGCCCGGCGGCACCCAGCAATCTACGCGCGGTGCCCGCCAGTCCCGGGACGCCGACCTCTCCGAGGTGTACCTCGCCACCTGCGTGTACGCGGTCTACGACTCCGTCACCCGACGCTGTACGTTCGCCAACGCCGGCCATCTTCCGCCGGTCCTGGTCGAGCCGGGCGAGAGCGCGCTCATGCTCGACGTGCCGCCGGGGATGCCGCTCGGCGTCGGCGGCGAGCCGTTCGAGGAGGTCGAGGTCGAACTCCCCGAGGGCGCCCTCCTGGCGCTCTACACGGACGGCCTGGTCGAATCGCGCGACCACCCCCTCGATGAGGGCCTGCAAGCCCTCGTGGGCGCTCTGGTCGACCCCTCCGACCCTCTTGAGGACGTCTGCGACCACGTCCTCAGCACCCTGGACACGCACCACGGCGAGGACGACATCGCGTTGCTGATGGCACGTGTCCAAGGGCTGCCCGCCGAGTCGGTGGGCGACTGGACACTGCCGCGCGAGCCGCGCAGCGTGGGCCGCGCCCGGGAGTTCGCCCGGAACCAACTGGTCGGCTGGGACCTGGAGCCGCTCGTCGACACGGCCGAACTGCTCGTCAGCGAACTCGTCACCAACGCGCTGCGCTACGGCGAGGGCGAGATCCGCCTCCGTCTTCTCCTCGACCGCACCCTGGTCTGCGAGGTCTGGGACGCGGGTCTCGTCCAGCCCCGCCGCCGCCGGGCCCGTGACACGGACGAGGGCGGCCGCGGGCTCCAGCTCGTCGGCCTCCTCAGCGCCGCCTGGGGCTCCCGCCGTACACCCCGCGGCAAGACGGTGTGGTTCGAACTGCCCCTGCCCAACGGCGGAAAGGGCCTCACGGACCCGGCGGAGGCACTGCTGAGCCTGTTCTGA
- a CDS encoding ATP-binding protein produces the protein MCQLTPRNRTRSASGLGVICVIHTEGDVAEWTFPADPGAVRTARTAVRGQLRSWGLESLQDVTALLVSELVTNSLRHATGPIGVRLVRPSEPLDALLVEVSDPLPDPPRERAARAEDESGRGLQLVANSSRRWGTRPGVTGKTVWFELALPG, from the coding sequence ATGTGCCAATTAACCCCACGAAACCGGACACGGTCCGCTTCTGGCCTGGGAGTGATCTGCGTGATCCACACCGAGGGCGATGTCGCCGAGTGGACCTTTCCCGCGGACCCGGGCGCCGTCAGGACCGCCCGCACCGCCGTCCGGGGCCAGTTGCGCTCCTGGGGCCTCGAATCCCTGCAGGACGTGACCGCGCTGCTGGTCAGCGAGCTGGTGACCAATTCCCTGCGGCACGCCACCGGCCCCATCGGCGTCCGCCTCGTACGGCCCTCGGAACCGCTCGACGCCCTGCTCGTGGAGGTCTCCGACCCCCTGCCCGACCCGCCCCGTGAACGTGCGGCCCGGGCCGAGGACGAAAGCGGCCGCGGGCTCCAGCTGGTGGCGAACTCCTCGCGCCGCTGGGGCACCCGGCCGGGCGTGACGGGCAAGACGGTGTGGTTCGAGCTGGCCCTGCCCGGCTGA
- a CDS encoding (deoxy)nucleoside triphosphate pyrophosphohydrolase — MTERIVVVGAAVLSDGHLLAARRSAPAELAGRWELPGGKVEPGETPEQALVRELREELGVESEPVGRVPGEFPLKPPYVLHVWTARLLPGSPAPLAIQDHDELRWLTPDELWDVDWLDQDVAAVLEVARRAWGSGAPAV, encoded by the coding sequence ATGACCGAACGGATCGTGGTGGTGGGGGCCGCCGTGCTGAGCGACGGGCACCTTCTCGCGGCGCGTCGCAGTGCCCCCGCGGAGCTGGCCGGGCGCTGGGAACTGCCCGGCGGGAAGGTCGAGCCGGGGGAGACGCCCGAGCAGGCGCTGGTACGGGAGCTCCGTGAGGAGCTGGGGGTCGAGTCGGAGCCGGTCGGCCGGGTGCCGGGTGAGTTTCCCCTGAAGCCGCCGTACGTGCTGCATGTCTGGACCGCTCGCCTCCTGCCCGGTTCGCCCGCGCCCCTGGCCATCCAGGACCACGACGAGCTGCGCTGGCTGACGCCGGACGAGCTCTGGGACGTCGACTGGCTGGACCAGGACGTGGCCGCCGTCCTCGAAGTCGCGCGGAGGGCCTGGGGGAGCGGGGCTCCGGCGGTGTGA
- a CDS encoding SPOR domain-containing protein, translated as MNDSTITLPWLVIRQDDNGNRYRVGRYATRAEAQKIADSLDDRGHKQLYWVERIAQNGAR; from the coding sequence ATGAACGACAGCACGATCACACTTCCCTGGCTCGTCATACGACAGGACGACAACGGCAATCGCTACCGCGTCGGCAGGTACGCGACCAGGGCCGAGGCCCAGAAGATCGCGGACAGCCTCGACGACCGCGGGCACAAGCAGTTGTACTGGGTCGAGCGGATCGCGCAGAACGGCGCCAGGTGA
- a CDS encoding GntR family transcriptional regulator: MTFGEQPAYLRVAGDLRKKIVDGSLPPHTRLPSQARIREEYGVSDTVALEARKVLMAEGLVEGRSGSGTYVRERPVPRRIARSGYRPDSGATPFRQEQADPAARGTWESHSAQAEASGGVAERLGLQAGERVMCTKYVFRDAGEVMMLSTSWESLAVTGRTPVMLPEEGPLGGMGVVERMAAIDVIVDNVTEEVGARPGLAEELSALGGVPGHVVVVIQRTYYASGRPVETADVVVPADRYRIAYHLPVK, encoded by the coding sequence GTGACATTCGGTGAGCAGCCGGCGTATCTGCGCGTCGCAGGCGATCTTCGGAAGAAGATCGTCGACGGATCGCTGCCACCGCACACACGGCTCCCGTCACAGGCCAGAATCCGCGAGGAGTACGGGGTCTCGGACACGGTCGCCCTGGAGGCCCGCAAGGTGCTGATGGCCGAGGGGCTGGTCGAGGGCCGCTCCGGCTCCGGGACGTATGTGCGCGAGCGCCCGGTGCCACGCCGTATCGCCCGCTCCGGGTACCGGCCCGACAGTGGCGCGACCCCGTTCCGCCAGGAGCAGGCCGACCCGGCCGCCCGCGGCACCTGGGAGTCGCACAGCGCGCAGGCGGAGGCGAGCGGCGGCGTGGCCGAGCGTCTCGGCCTCCAGGCCGGTGAGCGCGTGATGTGCACGAAGTACGTCTTCCGGGACGCGGGCGAGGTCATGATGCTCTCCACCTCCTGGGAGTCCCTCGCCGTCACGGGCCGCACCCCGGTGATGCTTCCCGAGGAGGGGCCGCTCGGCGGCATGGGAGTGGTCGAGCGCATGGCCGCCATCGACGTGATCGTGGACAACGTCACCGAGGAGGTGGGCGCCCGCCCCGGCCTCGCCGAGGAGCTGTCGGCGCTGGGGGGCGTGCCGGGGCATGTCGTGGTCGTCATCCAGCGGACGTACTACGCGTCGGGCAGGCCGGTGGAGACGGCGGACGTGGTCGTGCCTGCGGACCGGTACCGCATCGCCTACCACCTGCCGGTGAAGTAG
- a CDS encoding DUF4190 domain-containing protein yields MEIPPPPGPQQPQGQYPPQGPYGGYPGRQVPPGQPGHPQGPGPYGHQPWGNGYGHGPYGMGPAPVNGLAIAALVLGILCFLPLVGLVLGLFALAQIRRKGERGKGMAVAGMVLSGIGAALLALTLATGGVAGFWEGFKEGAREASKDGATFSVNKGECFDTPGGSLEGMAYDVDTVSCEDEHDGEVFANFKMADSRYPGDDAITEAADDRCYTLQYSYAMDSWALPDDVDIYYFTPTRDSWSLGDREISCLFGNVDGKSGLTGSLRQDATTLDADQLAYLKAAQVLNEAMDSVPDEEYVEDDLPGHKRWAAGVSGAITEQVGLLRGHEWPADARKPVTALVGHLESAKEEWAEAAKAADADAFHEHYDKALDLTDPQRTVTARKALGLASTPPPSYEEGDGGDAGTGDGSGGSGAEV; encoded by the coding sequence GTGGAGATACCCCCGCCTCCTGGGCCACAGCAGCCCCAGGGGCAGTACCCGCCGCAGGGTCCCTACGGCGGGTATCCCGGCCGGCAGGTCCCACCGGGGCAGCCGGGGCATCCTCAGGGGCCGGGCCCGTACGGACACCAGCCCTGGGGGAACGGCTACGGCCACGGCCCGTACGGCATGGGCCCGGCGCCCGTCAACGGCCTCGCGATCGCGGCGCTGGTGCTCGGCATCCTGTGCTTCCTGCCACTGGTGGGCCTGGTCCTCGGACTCTTCGCACTGGCGCAGATCAGGAGGAAGGGCGAGCGCGGCAAGGGCATGGCCGTCGCCGGGATGGTCCTCTCCGGCATCGGCGCCGCCCTCCTCGCGCTCACGCTCGCCACCGGCGGCGTGGCCGGGTTCTGGGAGGGCTTCAAGGAGGGGGCGCGCGAAGCGAGTAAGGACGGCGCCACCTTCTCCGTGAACAAGGGCGAGTGCTTCGACACGCCGGGCGGCTCCCTGGAGGGCATGGCCTACGACGTGGACACCGTGTCCTGTGAGGACGAGCACGACGGTGAGGTCTTCGCGAATTTCAAGATGGCGGACAGCCGTTACCCCGGTGACGACGCCATCACCGAGGCCGCCGACGACAGGTGCTACACGCTCCAGTACTCGTACGCGATGGACTCCTGGGCACTCCCGGACGACGTCGACATCTACTACTTCACGCCCACGCGGGACAGCTGGAGCCTCGGCGACCGCGAGATCAGCTGCCTGTTCGGCAACGTCGACGGGAAGAGCGGCCTGACGGGATCGCTGCGCCAGGACGCCACCACCCTCGACGCCGACCAGCTCGCCTATCTGAAGGCGGCCCAGGTCCTCAACGAGGCGATGGACTCGGTGCCCGACGAGGAGTACGTCGAGGACGACCTGCCCGGCCACAAGCGGTGGGCGGCCGGCGTCTCGGGAGCCATCACCGAGCAGGTCGGCCTGCTCCGCGGGCACGAGTGGCCCGCCGACGCGAGAAAGCCGGTCACCGCGCTCGTCGGGCACCTGGAGTCGGCGAAGGAGGAGTGGGCCGAGGCGGCGAAGGCGGCCGACGCCGACGCCTTCCACGAGCACTACGACAAGGCCCTGGACCTCACCGACCCGCAGAGGACGGTGACGGCACGCAAGGCTCTGGGCCTCGCGTCGACGCCTCCGCCGTCCTACGAGGAGGGCGACGGCGGGGACGCCGGTACGGGGGACGGCTCGGGAGGCAGCGGCGCCGAGGTGTGA
- a CDS encoding S8 family peptidase, with translation MAVMRHARRRLAGIGSAALVAGIVSALPAQAADTEGRIQYAGAPGAIANSYIVTLHADVAKAGSAEGRALAKEYGATIERTYKKALNGYAVEAGAAEAKKFAADPAVASVVQNRVFSIEATQPNPPSWGLDRIDQAALPLNQSYTYDDTAGEGVTAYIIDTGVRITHTDFGGRATYGYDAVDNDNTAQDGHGHGTHVAGTVGGTAYGVAKKAKIVGVRVLNNSGQGTTAQVVAGIDWVTTNAVKPAVANMSLGGGADTAIDTAVRNSIASGVTYAVAAGNESTNASTRSPARVTEAITVGATTSTDAKASYSNFGTVLDLFAPGSSITSSWGTSDSATNTISGTSMATPHVAGAAALHLADNPTASPAAVQSALVNAATTGVVTSPGTGSPNRLLKVGGGTTPPPGDLFENTADYAIADNSTVNSPVTVSGVTGNAPAALSVPVNIVHTYIGDLQVQLIAPDGTAYTLKAYGTGGSTDNINTTYTVNASSEAANGTWNLRVSDNAARDTGYVNSWGLQF, from the coding sequence ATGGCAGTGATGCGTCATGCCCGGCGAAGACTTGCCGGTATCGGCTCGGCGGCACTCGTTGCCGGCATCGTGTCCGCGCTCCCGGCCCAGGCCGCGGACACCGAAGGCCGGATCCAGTACGCGGGCGCGCCCGGCGCGATCGCGAACAGCTACATCGTGACGCTCCACGCGGACGTCGCGAAGGCCGGTTCCGCCGAGGGCAGGGCCCTGGCGAAGGAGTACGGCGCCACCATCGAACGCACGTACAAGAAGGCGCTGAACGGCTACGCCGTCGAGGCCGGCGCGGCCGAGGCGAAGAAGTTCGCCGCCGACCCGGCCGTCGCCTCCGTCGTCCAGAACCGTGTCTTCTCGATCGAGGCGACCCAGCCCAACCCGCCCTCCTGGGGCCTGGACCGCATCGACCAGGCGGCCCTCCCGCTGAACCAGAGCTACACCTACGACGACACCGCCGGTGAGGGCGTCACCGCCTACATCATCGACACCGGCGTCCGCATCACCCACACCGACTTCGGCGGCCGGGCCACCTACGGCTACGACGCCGTCGACAACGACAACACCGCCCAGGACGGCCACGGCCACGGCACGCACGTCGCAGGCACCGTCGGCGGTACCGCGTACGGCGTCGCCAAGAAGGCGAAGATCGTCGGCGTCCGCGTGCTGAACAACTCCGGCCAGGGCACCACCGCCCAGGTCGTCGCGGGCATCGACTGGGTGACGACCAACGCCGTCAAGCCGGCCGTCGCCAACATGAGCCTGGGCGGTGGTGCCGACACCGCGATCGACACCGCCGTACGCAACTCCATCGCCTCCGGTGTCACCTACGCCGTCGCGGCCGGCAACGAGTCGACCAACGCCTCGACGCGCTCACCCGCCCGCGTCACCGAGGCCATCACCGTCGGCGCCACCACCAGCACCGACGCCAAGGCCAGTTACTCCAACTTCGGCACGGTCCTGGACCTCTTCGCCCCCGGCTCCTCCATCACCTCCAGCTGGGGCACGAGCGACAGCGCCACCAACACCATCTCCGGTACGTCGATGGCGACCCCGCACGTCGCCGGAGCCGCCGCGCTCCACCTGGCGGACAACCCCACCGCGAGCCCGGCCGCCGTCCAGAGCGCGCTGGTCAACGCGGCCACCACCGGAGTCGTCACCAGCCCCGGCACCGGCTCCCCGAACCGCCTGCTGAAGGTCGGCGGCGGCACGACTCCGCCGCCGGGCGACCTCTTCGAGAACACCGCGGACTACGCGATCGCCGACAACTCCACCGTGAACTCCCCGGTCACGGTGAGCGGAGTCACGGGCAACGCGCCCGCCGCCCTGAGCGTGCCGGTGAACATCGTCCACACCTACATCGGTGACCTCCAGGTCCAGCTGATCGCCCCCGACGGGACGGCCTACACGCTGAAGGCGTACGGCACGGGCGGTTCGACGGACAACATCAACACCACGTACACGGTGAACGCCTCGTCCGAGGCCGCCAACGGGACGTGGAACCTGCGAGTGAGCGACAACGCCGCACGCGACACCGGGTACGTCAACTCGTGGGGTCTGCAGTTCTGA